The Mycolicibacterium flavescens genomic interval GGCGACGACCTCGTCGCGAGCCTGCTGCTCGTACACGGCTTGCACCCGCACGACATCCACCGGCGCGTCGAGGACGCCTTGGACAGGGTGCGGCCCTATCTCGGCTCACACGGCGGTGCCGTGACGCTTCTCGAAACCGTCGACGGCTCAGACGGATTCACCGTCCGCCTGCAGTTCGCCGGCAGCTGCAAGAGCTGCCCCTCGTCGGCGGTCACCCTGGAGTTGACCGTTGAGGACGCCATCCGGGCGGCGGCCCCCGAGGTCACTGCGATCGAGGTGGTGCAGCCCGACTCGGGTGCCACCGTGATACCACCGGCGACGCTGTTCAGCCGTGTCCAGCAGCGTGCACAGGCCCAGCCCACGTGGTACCCCGTGCCCGAATTCGCCGACCTGGCGCCCGGTGAGGTCGGTGGGTTCACCGTTGCGGGAACCACCGTGTTGGCATGCCGGATCGACGATGAGGTGTTCGCCTACCGCGAC includes:
- a CDS encoding thioredoxin-like protein; this encodes MAPPIRNDAQWRTAGDRIKALLDASAAGGPAAHERAVQLVREVTDLYGAALERILRIAVSVDASIAERLAGDDLVASLLLVHGLHPHDIHRRVEDALDRVRPYLGSHGGAVTLLETVDGSDGFTVRLQFAGSCKSCPSSAVTLELTVEDAIRAAAPEVTAIEVVQPDSGATVIPPATLFSRVQQRAQAQPTWYPVPEFADLAPGEVGGFTVAGTTVLACRIDDEVFAYRDRCGACHKSLAGAALHRSIGSPAGDAVLRCPRCHAHFDVVHAGACVDEHADPFAHLQPVPLLARDGMLSIAMGAQATEAGVA